Proteins encoded within one genomic window of Humulus lupulus chromosome 1, drHumLupu1.1, whole genome shotgun sequence:
- the LOC133788483 gene encoding acetylserotonin O-methyltransferase-like — MGEVEGDHRGDLTLIPTEEEEERARVDIYKYIFGFVEMAVVKCAIELGIADTIESHGRPISLLELSSDLGCAPHTFHRIMRFLVNRGIFKEIRNEAVEGCLYSQTALSRLLVKSGDRSMASLVLLLSSNPMMASWHGLSARVTGSSAPFEAANGEDIWSYTAANPGHSQLINEAMACHARATVAAILDGCLDVFDGIGTVVDVGGGNGTAMQFLVRGCPSIQGINFDLPYVVSAALICEGVVHIGGDMFDYVPKADAAFLMWILHDWGDDECIQILKKCREAIPENKGKVIIVESVIESKPQKVVKEELELKDLGFFLDMVMMAHTNNGKERTMEEWAYVLGKAGFPRYNVRSINGSACSVIEAFPV, encoded by the exons ATGGGTGAAGTAGAAGGAGACCATCGAGGTGACCTAACATTGATACCAACGGAGGAAGAAGAAGAGCGAGCAAGAGTCgatatctataaatatatattcggGTTTGTTGAAATGGCTGTAGTGAAATGTGCCATTGAGCTTGGAATAGCTGACACCATCGAAAGTCATGGAAGACCCATATCTCTCTTGGAGTTATCATCAGACTTAGGCTGTGCTCCTCATACCTTTCACCGCATAATGAGGTTTTTGGTGAACCGCGGAATATTCAAAGAAATCAGAAACGAGGCCGTTGAAGGCTGTTTGTACTCACAAACAGCCCTCTCACGCCTCCTTGTGAAGTCCGGAGATAGAAGCATGGCGTCGTTGGTGTTGTTATTGAGCAGCAATCCTATGATGGCGTCGTGGCACGGCCTAAGTGCCCGTGTAACTGGTTCTTCGGCACCATTTGAGGCGGCAAATGGCGAGGATATATGGAGCTACACGGCAGCCAATCCTGGGCACAGCCAGCTAATCAATGAAGCAATGGCCTGTCATGCCAGGGCCACCGTGGCTGCAATATTAGACGGTTGTTTGGACGTGTTCGATGGTATCGGTACAGTCGTCGACGTTGGTGGAGGCAATGGAACTGCTATGCAGTTTTTGGTTAGGGGTTGTCCTTCGATTCAAGGAATTAACTTTGATCTTCCCTATGTTGTGTCTGCTGCGCTAATATGTGAGGGTGTTGTCCATATTGGTGGTGACATGTTTGACTATGTCCCTAAAGCTGATGCTGCTTTTCTCATG tggATTCTCCATGACTGGGGAGACGATGAGTGTATTCAAATACTAAAGAAGTGTAGGGAAGCTATCCCGGAGAACAAAGGGAAAGTGATAATAGTAGAATCTGTGATCGAAAGTAAACCTCAAAAGGTTGTCAAAGAAGAGCTGGAGCTAAAAGATCTGGGCTTCTTTCTAGATATGGTGATGATGGCTCATACTAACAATGGCAAAGAGAGGACCATGGAGGAATGGGCTTATGTTCTTGGTAAAGCCGGTTTCCCACGATACAACGTCAGATCTATTAATGGTTCTGCCTGCTCTGTTATCGAGGCTTTTCcagtttaa